The DNA segment CTTTGGCGTGCTGGCAACCTCGCTGACGCAATCCAGCTCGCTCGTGTCGGTCATCTCCATATCGTTTCTCAGCGCGGGGCTGATCACGCTTCAGGCGGGTATGGGCATTATCTTCGGGGCTAATCTGGGCACGACAACGGGCGCATGGCTGATCGCGGGGGTGGGCGTGAAGGTCGATATCGCGCGCTATGCCATGCCCATGCTGGCGCTAGGCGCAGTGCTGATGTTTCAACGCGGCGCAAGCTTGCGCGGGGCGGGACAGGTTATACTGGGCATCGGGCTGATCTTTCTGGGGATCGCGTTTATCAAGGATGGCTTCGACGCGTTCAGCGCCCGCTTCGATCTGGCGCAACTGGCACTGACCGGGTTGGTCGGGCTGGCGGTCTACACCTTGCTGGGGGCGGCGGCGACCGTGGTCATGCAATCCAGCCATGCCACGATGCTGTTGGTCATCACGGCACTGGTGACAGGGCAGATCGGCTATGACAACGCGCTGGCCGTTGCGATTGGCGCCAATATCGGCACGACGGTCACAGCACTGATCGGGGCCGCTTCGGCAAATTATCAGGGCAAGCGGCTGGCGCTGGGACATCTGATCTTCAACTTCGTCACTGCGATCACGGCGCTGGTGCTGATCGTGCCGTTGCGCCAGTCCGTCGATCTGATCAGTGACCTTTTGGGTATACGCGCAGATGATTTCGCGCTGCGGCTGGCAGTGTTCCACACTTTGTTCAACCTGCTGGGCATCGCCATCATGGTGCCGCTGATGGCGCGGCTGCTGCGTTTTCTGGAACGTCGCATTGCGTCGCCTGCACCCAATGTCAGCAAACCCCGCTACATTACAGCCGACCTCGGCACGTTTCCGGCACCGATCCTGACCGCGCTTGGCAATGAATTGCGCCACCTATACGAGAACGCCGCGCATCTGATCTGCGAAGGGCTGAACTTGCGGCTGGAGGATCTGACCCAGTCCAAGGATATCGCCGTGACGGTCACACGCTCCAACGATCCGATCATGCTGGATTTCGAGCGCCGCTATGACGACAAGGTCAAAAGCCTGCACGCGGCGATTGTGGAATTTGCGGCACAAAAGGCGACACTTGCGTTGCCCGAAGCAACAGTGACCCGATTGCAGGAACTGCGCGATGCAGCAGGCGCTGTCGTGCGCGCGGTCAAGGCAATCAAGCATATGCGCGACAATACCCAGCGCTTCACCACCGTCCCACATGGCGAGATCACGCAGCTTTACGACGGCTTGCGTCAGGAGATTGCGCAAATTCTGGTCGAAATCGCGCATATCGCACAGGCCACCCCCGACGCACGACCCGCGCTCTGGATGGAAGAGGAACGCGCAGCACTGGACATTGAGGGGCGCGCAGCGTCGCAGCGGGTCGAGGGCGCTTTGCAGACACGGCGTATTACCGCTGCGGATGCGACCTCGTTTCTCAACGATTCCGGCTATGCGTTCGAGGCCATGCGCGCCCTGCTGGATGCCGCGCAACTGATCTATCTGCCCACGGACGCCCCCAAACCCGAAAGCGTGGGGGTGACTGATGCGCTGGCGCATGACACACAGCCGACATCCCCTGCGACACCCGCTGATTGACGCGGCAACCCTATCCCGATAGCGCTTGAGTGTCAGAAATTACGAGGCTGTGCATGACCAAAACGCTGGATGGTGACAGGCTGAAGCGCTGCAAGGCCCTGCTGGCTGAACTGATTGCTTTCCCCACCATCTCGGCAGATGGCAATCGCGCCATCACCGAGTATTTGGCCGATTGCCTGCATGACAGCGGGGCGCGGTTCTGGACCGAAGCAGACGTGACCGGCGAGAAGCTGAACCTCTTTGCCACCATCGGACCAGAATGTGACGGCGGTGTCATCCTGTCTGGCCACACGGATGTGGTGCCTGTGGCCGACCAACCCTGGAGCACAGACCCCTTCACCATGACCGAATGCGATGGCAAACTGTATGGGCGTGGCACCTGCGACATGAAGGGTTTTGTCGCCGCCTGCGTCACGATGGCGCCCGAATTTGCACGGCGCAAGCTGGCGGTCCCTGTTCATTTCGCCTTTACCTATGACGAGGAAATTGGCTGTTTTGGCGCGCAAGCCCTGACCGCATCGCTGCAAGAACGCGGCATCCGTCCCGCCGCCGCGATTATTGGCGAGCCGTCATTGATGCAGGTGATTGACGGCCATAAAGGGTGCTTTGAATACACCACATGGTTCACGGGCTTGGAAGGGCACGGCTCTGCCCCTGATCTGGGCGTCAATGCCATCGAATATGCTGCGCGTTTCATGATGAAGCTGGTGGAGCTGCGCGCGGAGTTGAAGGCGCGCGCGCCTGCCAATTGCCCCTTTGATCCCCCCCACACAACGATCAACATGGGTTTGCTGACAGGCGGCATGGCCCATAACGTCATTCCGGGCAAGGCGCGGCTGGAGTGGGAAATGCGCCCGGTGCAGCAATCGGACGCGGATTTCGTGAAAGCGGCGTTGGAGCAATTGGTGCGGGACGAATTACTGCCCGCGATGCGCGCCACCCATGCGCAGGCCGATATTCACACCGACGTCGTGGCCGAAGTCGTTGGCCTGTTGCCCGAACACGTCAACCCGTCCCGCGATCTGGTCATGGCGCTGACGGGCGCGAATAGCGCAGGCTTGGTCCCCTTCGGCACCGAGGCGGGGCTGTTCCAGACCATCGGCATTCCTTCGGTGATCTGCGGCCCCGGCGCCATCGCACAGGCGCATAAACCGGATGAATATCTGGAACAGGACCAGCTTGCACTGTGCCTGCAAATGCTGGACCGGCTGGCCCAACGCCTTGAGCGCGGACCTGTCGCCTGAGCATAGTCCAGCCAGTGCAGCAGGTGCTACAGGTCTTCGCCCGTCAGACGCCGCCCCAAGGCCTGCCCGACAGACACCGAAATATCTGTGAACAAGGCGTCAAACGCGCGGAACATCGCACGGTTGAACCCTTGTGCCAGCGGCGAGGATGCGTAGTCGATGTAGATCTGCAATTCATCATCGCTGAGCGGTTGATACGCCATCATGAAGTAGGATTCGATCCAGTCCTCGATATCAAGGCGGATTTCAGGCTCTTGCGCCCAGACCAGATATAGCAGTTGTTCGGAATCCAGTCCGTTCACAGCGCTTTCGGACATCATGCCCTGATAATAGGCATAACTGGTGTTCAGCCCCAACGAGACGTTCAGTTCGGTCAGATCATTCGCATCCACACGCGCGCGAACCATCCCCAGACGTGCCGCTTCCTGCGTATCGTCATCTGCCTCGCGCGCCTCTTGCAGGGCAATCCGCGCGACTTGATCCACTTCGTCCTCCAACATGGCCTCTCGGGCAGAGATTTCCAGCCTCAGAACCCGTTTGCCAAGGTCAGTTTGCGCAAAATCAAGGGCATCTTCAAGGACTTCCGGCACAGGCTCCAACTCTGACAGCAGCGTTGACACGAAAGCATCGTGCATGGTGACGGGGTCGTAAATCCGTGCGACATCGCGTTCAAAATCAGCAAGCGCACGCCCCTGCAAGGGCACTGCCCCCTCTGCCAGAACGGAACTGCGCCCCTCACTGGCCA comes from the Roseinatronobacter monicus genome and includes:
- the argE gene encoding acetylornithine deacetylase, which encodes MTKTLDGDRLKRCKALLAELIAFPTISADGNRAITEYLADCLHDSGARFWTEADVTGEKLNLFATIGPECDGGVILSGHTDVVPVADQPWSTDPFTMTECDGKLYGRGTCDMKGFVAACVTMAPEFARRKLAVPVHFAFTYDEEIGCFGAQALTASLQERGIRPAAAIIGEPSLMQVIDGHKGCFEYTTWFTGLEGHGSAPDLGVNAIEYAARFMMKLVELRAELKARAPANCPFDPPHTTINMGLLTGGMAHNVIPGKARLEWEMRPVQQSDADFVKAALEQLVRDELLPAMRATHAQADIHTDVVAEVVGLLPEHVNPSRDLVMALTGANSAGLVPFGTEAGLFQTIGIPSVICGPGAIAQAHKPDEYLEQDQLALCLQMLDRLAQRLERGPVA
- a CDS encoding DUF2059 domain-containing protein codes for the protein MHPVLLRTAVIFLTSFFVILSSLRIAGAEDVSRAYLLPELFDIMASEGRSSVLAEGAVPLQGRALADFERDVARIYDPVTMHDAFVSTLLSELEPVPEVLEDALDFAQTDLGKRVLRLEISAREAMLEDEVDQVARIALQEAREADDDTQEAARLGMVRARVDANDLTELNVSLGLNTSYAYYQGMMSESAVNGLDSEQLLYLVWAQEPEIRLDIEDWIESYFMMAYQPLSDDELQIYIDYASSPLAQGFNRAMFRAFDALFTDISVSVGQALGRRLTGEDL
- a CDS encoding Na/Pi cotransporter family protein — protein: MTRYAAKFQLGLILGILLLAFWLSADFQQIAAGVALFLLGMMMLEDGFKALGGSVLERLLARTTGTLPRAMGFGVLATSLTQSSSLVSVISISFLSAGLITLQAGMGIIFGANLGTTTGAWLIAGVGVKVDIARYAMPMLALGAVLMFQRGASLRGAGQVILGIGLIFLGIAFIKDGFDAFSARFDLAQLALTGLVGLAVYTLLGAAATVVMQSSHATMLLVITALVTGQIGYDNALAVAIGANIGTTVTALIGAASANYQGKRLALGHLIFNFVTAITALVLIVPLRQSVDLISDLLGIRADDFALRLAVFHTLFNLLGIAIMVPLMARLLRFLERRIASPAPNVSKPRYITADLGTFPAPILTALGNELRHLYENAAHLICEGLNLRLEDLTQSKDIAVTVTRSNDPIMLDFERRYDDKVKSLHAAIVEFAAQKATLALPEATVTRLQELRDAAGAVVRAVKAIKHMRDNTQRFTTVPHGEITQLYDGLRQEIAQILVEIAHIAQATPDARPALWMEEERAALDIEGRAASQRVEGALQTRRITAADATSFLNDSGYAFEAMRALLDAAQLIYLPTDAPKPESVGVTDALAHDTQPTSPATPAD